A region from the Desulfoglaeba alkanexedens ALDC genome encodes:
- a CDS encoding AAA family ATPase, giving the protein MAVITITRDFATGGRELGRLLAEKLGYQYVDKELLQKIAEDLHVTESNVKSFEKSREFWMSNLFAKLFSTDYIERITRRDRAVVEEEDYRKSLQNLIQQIARQDNVVIIGRAAHYFLKDFEKCYRFRLIAPMKFRVEYAVNRLQMDQETAEEYVKRRDRNHAWFIKTVTGKEGYDPLLFHMTLNTGLIPIAKAAELILTLIPRTS; this is encoded by the coding sequence ATGGCCGTGATCACGATTACGAGGGACTTCGCAACCGGCGGCCGGGAATTGGGCCGACTGCTGGCCGAAAAGCTCGGCTACCAGTATGTGGACAAGGAACTCTTGCAGAAGATCGCCGAAGACCTTCACGTGACGGAAAGCAACGTGAAGTCCTTTGAAAAGAGCCGGGAATTCTGGATGTCCAATCTCTTTGCCAAGCTCTTCAGCACCGATTACATCGAACGGATCACCCGTAGAGACCGGGCGGTGGTCGAAGAAGAAGACTACAGGAAGAGCCTGCAGAACCTGATCCAGCAGATCGCCCGGCAGGACAACGTGGTGATCATCGGGCGGGCCGCGCATTATTTTCTGAAAGACTTTGAAAAGTGCTACCGGTTCCGGCTGATCGCGCCCATGAAGTTTCGAGTCGAATACGCGGTGAACCGGCTCCAGATGGATCAGGAAACCGCGGAAGAATACGTTAAGCGCCGGGACAGGAACCACGCCTGGTTCATCAAGACCGTGACGGGAAAAGAAGGCTACGATCCGCTGCTCTTTCACATGACCCTGAATACCGGCCTGATCCCCATCGCCAAGGCGGCGGAACTGATATTGACTCTGATTCCGCGGACGTCGTGA
- a CDS encoding type II secretion system F family protein, translating into MDVLIGTLVFLSITFCIQGLYGIVLKMRTKERKEKQIKRVISGDSLRGEERKAQIVKRNILSEIPWLNRWLSYFRGIRRLDRLREQAGIRYPAGFFILLSLFLAFLGLYLSAIFLHRIVVGLSAALILGASPYFYLNYKKRKRMERFERQLPEALEFMARSLRAGHAFIGSLRMVAENFSDPLGTEFAKTFEEINYGVALPQALRNLTGRMDVTDLRFFVVAIIIQRETGGNLAHILENISYTIRERFKLAGQIKALTAEGRLSAIILCIMPFGMAFLLFLINPDYIKTFLDDPIGPFFIGLGLFMMILGIISMKRIVRVRV; encoded by the coding sequence ATGGATGTCCTGATCGGTACCCTCGTGTTTCTATCTATCACATTTTGTATCCAGGGACTCTATGGTATTGTTTTAAAGATGCGCACCAAAGAGCGGAAGGAAAAACAGATCAAGAGGGTGATCAGTGGGGATTCTTTGCGAGGGGAGGAAAGGAAGGCCCAGATAGTTAAAAGGAACATATTGAGTGAGATCCCGTGGCTGAACCGATGGCTTTCGTATTTTAGGGGAATCAGAAGGCTTGACCGGTTGCGCGAGCAGGCTGGTATTCGATACCCGGCCGGATTTTTTATACTGCTTTCGCTCTTTTTGGCTTTTCTAGGTTTATATCTGAGTGCAATTTTTCTGCATCGAATTGTTGTTGGTCTCTCCGCGGCACTGATCTTAGGGGCAAGCCCTTATTTCTATCTCAACTACAAAAAACGAAAGAGAATGGAAAGATTCGAAAGGCAGCTTCCTGAGGCTCTGGAGTTCATGGCGCGATCGTTGAGAGCAGGGCATGCGTTCATCGGGAGTCTCAGGATGGTGGCGGAGAACTTTTCTGACCCCCTGGGAACAGAGTTTGCGAAGACATTTGAGGAGATCAACTATGGGGTTGCCTTGCCGCAGGCCTTAAGGAATCTGACCGGGCGGATGGATGTGACTGATCTCAGATTTTTCGTGGTCGCAATTATAATTCAGCGAGAGACAGGTGGAAATTTAGCCCACATACTGGAAAACATTAGCTATACGATCCGGGAGCGCTTCAAGCTGGCCGGGCAGATAAAGGCACTTACTGCTGAAGGAAGGCTTTCCGCCATCATTTTGTGCATTATGCCTTTTGGGATGGCTTTTCTTCTTTTTCTCATAAATCCTGACTATATAAAGACCTTCCTTGATGATCCGATCGGTCCCTTTTTCATCGGTTTGGGCCTTTTTATGATGATTTTAGGCATTATCTCTATGAAAAGAATAGTAAGGGTAAGGGTATGA
- a CDS encoding CpaF family protein has product MPPFDHQKRIQALNSNKPSSGIRRLEKYLDRSEYHELKTRVHHKLVETLDLSLISSEDRPALLREINRLTEEILAEEGLPLSSRERERFFREIQDEVFGLGPLEPFLQDPTVSDILVNSHKQVYVERFGRLELTDARFKDDAHLMTIIEKIVADIGRRVDESSPMVDARLPDGSRVNAIIPPLALDGPVLSIRRFAVDPLKMDDLIAVKTCTPEVAELLEAIVAARLNVVISGGTGTGKTTLLNVLSRYISNEERIITIEDSAELQLQQDHVVRLETRPPNLEGRGEITQRHLVKNSLRMRPDRIIIGEVRGDEALDMLQAMNTGHDGSLTTIHANSPRDALTRLETMVSMTGYDIPVKVMRHYIASALDVLIQLSRFSDGSRKVTSIQEITGIEEELITMQEIFSFKQQGITADGKVKGVFRFTGIRPNFMDKIAMRGIELPYNFFDPTKIYEV; this is encoded by the coding sequence ATGCCGCCTTTTGACCATCAAAAAAGAATACAAGCGTTGAATTCGAATAAGCCATCTTCAGGTATAAGAAGATTAGAAAAATATTTAGACAGGAGCGAGTACCATGAACTTAAGACCCGCGTTCACCATAAGCTAGTAGAAACCTTGGATCTTTCTTTGATCAGCTCTGAGGATCGACCTGCTCTGCTGCGCGAGATCAACAGATTGACCGAGGAAATACTGGCTGAAGAAGGCCTGCCTTTGAGCTCTCGGGAAAGGGAGAGGTTTTTCAGAGAGATTCAAGATGAGGTCTTTGGCCTTGGGCCGCTGGAGCCTTTTCTTCAGGATCCTACTGTCTCCGATATCCTGGTTAATTCGCATAAACAGGTATATGTGGAGCGATTCGGAAGGCTTGAATTGACCGATGCTCGATTCAAAGATGATGCCCACCTGATGACAATCATCGAGAAGATCGTAGCAGACATTGGGCGAAGAGTTGATGAATCTTCCCCCATGGTGGATGCCCGGCTTCCTGACGGGTCACGGGTCAATGCCATTATACCCCCGCTGGCTTTAGACGGTCCCGTACTGTCTATCCGTCGCTTTGCGGTTGATCCTCTAAAAATGGATGATCTGATTGCTGTAAAAACATGCACCCCTGAGGTAGCAGAGCTTTTGGAGGCGATAGTGGCCGCGCGCCTCAATGTGGTGATATCAGGGGGAACGGGAACCGGTAAAACAACCTTATTGAATGTGCTTTCCAGATATATCTCAAACGAGGAGCGTATTATTACTATTGAAGATTCGGCTGAGCTTCAGCTTCAGCAGGATCATGTAGTACGGCTTGAAACGAGGCCCCCCAATCTTGAGGGAAGAGGGGAAATCACCCAGCGGCACCTGGTAAAGAACAGCCTGAGAATGCGGCCGGACCGGATAATTATAGGGGAGGTTCGTGGGGATGAGGCATTAGATATGCTTCAAGCAATGAATACCGGGCATGACGGGTCTTTGACCACCATTCATGCCAATAGTCCCCGGGATGCCCTGACCAGGCTTGAGACTATGGTCTCCATGACCGGATATGACATTCCGGTGAAAGTTATGCGTCATTATATCGCTTCTGCTCTCGATGTCCTGATTCAGTTAAGCAGGTTTAGTGATGGTTCACGCAAAGTGACAAGTATCCAGGAAATTACCGGCATAGAGGAAGAGCTCATCACCATGCAGGAGATTTTTTCTTTTAAGCAGCAAGGAATAACCGCAGATGGCAAGGTAAAAGGAGTTTTTAGGTTTACTGGAATAAGGCCCAATTTTATGGACAAAATTGCGATGCGAGGAATAGAACTGCCGTATAATTTCTTTGATCCAACAAAGATTTATGAAGTGTAG
- a CDS encoding WbqC family protein, translating into MIVSAHQPYFAPFPGYFYKAHLSDVFVLLDAVQFPRGTTWISRNRFKNDQGTLWMTIPVQKKGLGLQRIDQVRICHDGRWERKHMESLRVAYRHAPYLEDHDELLEGLFDADRLIDLNLRIFRYIMDRLSIRTQVVRLSELGVTARGPALLPAAARELGASRFLAHAPAGKFLNPALFEAAGIELSFFQYPSPVYPQLWGEFIPNLSVLDLIFNCGADKARKILFGKRLSKNNFMPVGP; encoded by the coding sequence ATGATCGTATCAGCGCATCAGCCTTATTTCGCCCCGTTTCCGGGCTACTTTTACAAGGCCCACCTTTCGGACGTCTTCGTCCTGCTGGACGCGGTCCAGTTCCCTCGCGGAACCACGTGGATCAGCCGCAACCGCTTCAAAAACGACCAGGGCACCCTCTGGATGACCATCCCGGTGCAAAAGAAAGGGCTGGGGCTTCAGCGAATAGACCAGGTAAGGATCTGCCACGACGGGCGATGGGAACGCAAGCACATGGAAAGCCTCAGGGTCGCCTACCGCCACGCGCCGTACCTCGAAGACCACGACGAACTGCTGGAAGGCCTCTTCGACGCGGACCGACTCATCGACCTGAACCTCCGGATCTTCCGCTACATCATGGACCGCCTCTCCATCCGAACCCAGGTCGTTCGACTCTCCGAACTGGGTGTAACGGCGCGAGGCCCGGCGCTTCTGCCGGCTGCCGCCCGGGAACTGGGTGCTTCCCGCTTTCTGGCGCACGCTCCGGCCGGAAAGTTTCTGAATCCGGCTCTCTTCGAAGCGGCGGGCATCGAACTCTCCTTCTTTCAGTACCCCTCGCCCGTCTACCCTCAACTCTGGGGTGAGTTCATCCCCAACCTCTCGGTGCTAGACCTGATCTTCAATTGCGGAGCGGACAAGGCGCGGAAGATCCTTTTCGGTAAGAGGTTGTCCAAAAACAACTTCATGCCGGTCGGGCCCTGA
- a CDS encoding AsmA family protein: protein MARKPILRRILIAAAVILLLFIALVAAAAFLIDPDRYRARIEQRVSEATGRSFKLEGGLDLTLFPWIGVKTGKVTLGNAEGFGDAPFAQADAMAVRVKLLPLLKREVQVGKVTLDGLAVRLSRNAAGRGNWEDLLREPPEGKLGTPPAREPAEGEQAISALTLAGMDVRNGTFLWEDARTGERLEVTRLTLESGAVAFGTAFPLQLTFDFFVASLEAAGRCGLSGHVLANPAEERYEVDDLDLSVQLSRASFLEEPAELRFQSSLTLDLKNQTFGASPIKLAVFDVMIEGSLQSEKIRSEPAFSGTFQTASFSPRELLARLGKPLPKEAPPELLGRGSLAFHFTATPRSLALKDLSASADDMTVSGNFAVTDFDTNQMTFDLTLNRLDLDRLLPPPSSAGQDAASGEEVGSGGPTAPAEAKSVSLQPLKDLSLDGSLAVGELKAGGLTVADLSLNVKADGGRLTFQPVTAALYGGTYRGNAVLDARETAPSFASEFLLDGLQIGPLLRDLKGDAKFTGTTHLQGTLSGKGSTPEAVRKTLEGRAALRMTDGSYQGVDLARLIRKARATIRGESLPPEEAAPATDFTELTATAVVSGGVVQNDDLSAKSPLFRIQGSGKVDLVKESVDYLLTTTIVGTLQGQGGKELEELKGVPIPVRIFGDLDKPSYEIDILALVRALGKQRLHEQTDTLKEKLQDRLPKGLDIKKFF from the coding sequence ATGGCCCGAAAACCCATCCTTCGACGCATCCTCATCGCGGCCGCCGTGATCCTGCTGCTTTTCATCGCGCTCGTGGCCGCCGCAGCCTTTCTCATCGATCCCGACCGGTACAGGGCCCGGATCGAACAGCGTGTCAGCGAAGCCACCGGCCGAAGCTTCAAGCTGGAAGGCGGATTGGATCTCACCCTGTTTCCCTGGATCGGCGTGAAAACCGGGAAGGTGACTTTGGGAAACGCGGAAGGCTTCGGAGACGCTCCGTTCGCACAGGCCGATGCCATGGCGGTTCGCGTGAAGCTCCTCCCGCTTCTAAAGCGCGAAGTCCAGGTGGGCAAGGTGACCCTCGACGGCCTGGCGGTCCGACTCAGCCGAAACGCCGCAGGCCGGGGAAACTGGGAGGACCTTCTACGCGAACCCCCCGAAGGGAAGTTGGGAACGCCGCCGGCCCGGGAGCCGGCCGAAGGGGAACAGGCGATCTCCGCGCTGACGCTCGCCGGAATGGACGTCCGCAACGGAACCTTCCTCTGGGAAGACGCTCGAACCGGCGAACGCCTGGAAGTCACCCGCCTGACTCTGGAATCCGGGGCGGTCGCCTTCGGCACGGCCTTTCCACTGCAGCTGACCTTCGACTTTTTCGTCGCGTCGCTGGAAGCCGCCGGCCGGTGCGGCCTTTCCGGGCACGTCCTGGCGAACCCGGCTGAAGAACGCTACGAGGTGGACGACCTGGACCTTTCGGTTCAGCTCTCCAGGGCATCTTTTCTGGAGGAACCGGCCGAACTTCGCTTTCAGTCTTCCCTTACGCTGGATTTGAAAAACCAGACCTTCGGAGCTTCACCGATCAAGCTGGCCGTTTTCGACGTGATGATCGAAGGGAGCCTGCAGAGCGAAAAGATTCGTTCGGAACCGGCCTTTTCGGGAACCTTTCAGACCGCATCCTTCAGCCCGAGAGAACTGCTCGCCCGGCTCGGGAAGCCGCTCCCGAAAGAGGCGCCCCCCGAACTCCTGGGCCGTGGGTCCCTGGCCTTTCACTTCACAGCGACGCCCCGAAGCCTTGCCCTGAAAGACCTTTCGGCCTCCGCAGACGATATGACGGTTTCCGGAAACTTCGCCGTCACCGACTTCGACACGAATCAGATGACCTTCGACCTCACCTTGAACCGGCTCGACTTGGACCGCCTGCTTCCCCCTCCGTCATCGGCCGGGCAAGACGCCGCTTCCGGGGAAGAGGTCGGTTCCGGCGGGCCCACGGCGCCGGCTGAAGCCAAATCCGTTTCCCTTCAGCCCCTGAAAGATCTTTCACTGGATGGAAGCCTGGCGGTGGGCGAACTCAAGGCGGGCGGACTCACGGTCGCCGACCTTTCCCTCAATGTGAAAGCCGATGGAGGCCGCCTGACCTTTCAACCGGTCACGGCCGCCCTTTACGGCGGTACCTACCGCGGAAACGCCGTTCTCGACGCGCGGGAAACCGCGCCTTCCTTCGCCTCGGAATTCCTGCTGGACGGTCTTCAGATCGGACCGCTGCTGCGGGACCTGAAGGGCGATGCAAAATTCACCGGGACCACCCACCTCCAGGGAACGCTTTCAGGCAAAGGCTCCACCCCTGAAGCCGTGCGCAAAACCCTCGAGGGACGAGCAGCGCTCCGCATGACCGATGGAAGCTACCAGGGCGTGGACCTGGCGCGGCTCATTCGGAAAGCGCGGGCGACGATCCGAGGCGAATCCCTTCCCCCGGAAGAAGCCGCTCCGGCCACGGATTTCACAGAACTCACCGCCACGGCCGTGGTGTCGGGCGGCGTGGTGCAAAACGACGATCTTTCGGCCAAGAGCCCGCTGTTCCGCATCCAGGGTAGCGGCAAGGTGGACCTGGTGAAGGAATCGGTGGACTACCTCCTCACCACCACCATCGTGGGGACCTTGCAGGGCCAAGGCGGAAAGGAACTCGAAGAACTCAAAGGCGTTCCCATTCCCGTCCGGATTTTCGGAGACCTGGACAAGCCTTCCTATGAGATCGATATACTGGCCCTCGTGCGCGCGCTGGGAAAGCAACGCCTGCACGAACAGACCGATACGTTGAAAGAAAAGCTCCAGGACCGTCTGCCGAAGGGCCTCGATATCAAGAAGTTTTTCTAG
- a CDS encoding tetratricopeptide repeat protein, whose protein sequence is MKEACVIIIGVSFLLLSGCAFKDQAGGLAGSDDIKRLMALQKSQVVSKEEKALGEFPPMTASEYTNIGDQYLRRGDISRAFLQYDKALQLDENHLGSRYKLAMILLQRRLTNEAISEFKKIIAIDENYVLAYEGLGMASIQQKKYEDAENFFLKALSLNPDSWRTHNLLGLTYSSKLNFDRAIAQYEKAISIKPQQGLLYNNLGLCYYFKGEYAKAVQALEEALKTGTCSSKVYNNLALALGRLGRYDEAFDAFKKGNSRAQAYNNMGCLYLQEGNASAAIDAFKQAIESKPSFYARANENLRRAEKEKE, encoded by the coding sequence ATGAAAGAGGCTTGTGTTATAATCATAGGAGTTTCTTTTCTTCTCCTAAGCGGATGTGCCTTCAAGGATCAAGCAGGAGGTCTTGCCGGAAGCGACGATATTAAAAGGCTTATGGCGCTGCAAAAAAGCCAGGTCGTATCCAAAGAGGAAAAGGCATTGGGGGAATTCCCTCCTATGACCGCATCGGAATACACCAACATTGGGGATCAATATCTCCGGCGGGGGGATATTAGTCGCGCCTTCCTACAATATGATAAGGCCCTGCAACTGGATGAAAATCATCTTGGCAGCCGCTATAAATTAGCTATGATATTGCTGCAAAGGCGGCTGACCAATGAAGCTATCAGTGAATTTAAGAAAATAATAGCCATAGATGAAAATTATGTCCTGGCTTATGAAGGTCTGGGAATGGCGTCTATCCAGCAGAAAAAGTATGAAGATGCCGAAAACTTCTTTTTAAAGGCACTTAGCTTAAACCCTGATTCCTGGAGGACTCACAATCTTCTGGGGTTGACTTACAGCAGCAAATTAAATTTTGACAGGGCTATCGCGCAATATGAAAAAGCCATTTCCATTAAACCGCAGCAAGGGCTTCTCTACAATAACCTTGGTTTATGCTACTATTTTAAAGGAGAATATGCAAAGGCAGTCCAGGCCCTTGAGGAGGCATTAAAAACAGGGACGTGCAGTTCCAAGGTCTATAATAACTTAGCCCTGGCCCTGGGTAGGCTGGGAAGATATGATGAGGCCTTTGATGCCTTTAAAAAAGGTAATTCTAGAGCCCAGGCTTACAATAACATGGGATGTCTTTACTTGCAGGAGGGAAACGCAAGCGCGGCTATTGATGCTTTCAAACAGGCAATTGAAAGCAAACCTTCTTTTTATGCCAGGGCCAACGAAAACCTGAGAAGGGCCGAGAAAGAAAAAGAATAA
- a CDS encoding AAA family ATPase: MDKQIIKVTLKTDNPQVKSEFKDIIDKLDFTELIQPDGAGFADVLVMELTDDLKKDLEFIKSVLDSKKSKVFLTSSQSRPEIILQTMRMGISDFFPQPLKKEEIERAFERIKEEAHEGKKTRQGKVISVLGAKGGSGVTTVATNLATSLSRLTEENGVGIIDLNVLLEDVSTFLDLSPRYTIAQVSESIERLDLTLLTGFLTRHPYGIYLLSFPDNIDEISELPPDGLKKIVNIMRTAFDFTIVDIPHSFDPLTVQAFELSNFIFVVITLDVPSLRNARRLLDMFCALGYSDDKIKIVVNRYAKGSEISLKDVEAVLKCQVFWIIPNDYPAVISSINQGKPLSETAAKSEICNSFEKLALMLTQGAEAQKRTKRPKFLGYLLRRKAD, encoded by the coding sequence ATGGATAAGCAAATTATTAAAGTAACGCTGAAGACTGACAACCCTCAGGTTAAAAGTGAATTTAAGGATATCATAGACAAGCTGGATTTTACTGAATTGATACAACCCGACGGCGCCGGCTTTGCTGATGTCCTGGTGATGGAACTTACCGACGATCTAAAAAAAGACCTTGAATTTATCAAGTCCGTCTTAGATTCCAAAAAGAGCAAAGTTTTTCTTACCTCTTCTCAGAGCAGACCTGAGATTATCCTTCAGACGATGAGAATGGGGATAAGTGATTTTTTTCCGCAGCCTCTCAAAAAAGAGGAGATTGAAAGGGCTTTTGAAAGGATTAAAGAGGAGGCTCATGAGGGAAAAAAGACCAGGCAGGGCAAGGTTATAAGTGTTCTTGGCGCCAAAGGGGGAAGCGGTGTTACCACTGTGGCCACAAATCTTGCCACCTCGCTTTCCCGTTTGACCGAGGAGAATGGAGTTGGGATAATAGATTTAAATGTGCTTCTTGAGGATGTCTCTACTTTTTTGGATCTCTCCCCCCGTTACACAATTGCACAGGTCTCAGAAAGTATTGAACGATTGGACCTAACCCTCCTTACGGGATTTTTGACTCGACACCCATACGGGATATATCTCCTTTCCTTCCCTGATAATATAGACGAGATAAGTGAGCTGCCTCCGGATGGGCTGAAAAAAATCGTGAATATTATGCGCACGGCCTTTGATTTCACCATTGTCGACATCCCTCATTCCTTTGATCCTCTGACCGTGCAAGCCTTCGAGTTGTCCAACTTCATTTTTGTGGTGATTACGCTCGATGTGCCGTCTTTGCGCAATGCAAGAAGGCTGTTGGATATGTTTTGTGCACTCGGCTATTCCGATGACAAAATAAAAATCGTTGTTAACCGTTATGCAAAAGGCTCGGAGATTTCTCTGAAGGATGTCGAGGCGGTGCTGAAATGTCAGGTTTTCTGGATCATTCCCAATGACTATCCAGCGGTTATTTCTTCCATTAACCAGGGTAAACCCTTGAGTGAGACAGCGGCGAAGTCAGAAATATGCAATAGTTTTGAGAAATTGGCCTTAATGCTTACTCAAGGCGCTGAGGCTCAAAAAAGAACAAAGAGGCCTAAATTCTTAGGGTATCTTCTGAGAAGAAAGGCAGATTGA
- a CDS encoding type II secretion system F family protein has product MIAIAILAFTSIVLVAVGLFCYLHSQQALRERQRRIEGREPGTWESSHSRGTPFLNVFEFLAKLTTPKKPEELSRTRKILLKAGYRTPHVTAVFYGGKALGAIAFFLFFTFMRLTFLKELSYLQTMVFSISASVIGLFVPDLWIYRKISKRREKILEGLPDVLDLLVICMEAGLGLNMAIKRVGEEIELANPVLSEEFNQIHLELMAGSSREDAMKGFASRTELEEVSSLVTLLIQTERFGTSIAQALRVHADALRTRRRQKAEELAAKMTVKMTFPLILFILPALLLVVVGPGIIKVFRVLLPTMRGG; this is encoded by the coding sequence ATGATTGCCATTGCTATCCTGGCCTTTACCAGTATTGTGCTGGTGGCTGTGGGTCTTTTCTGTTATCTCCACTCTCAGCAGGCCCTAAGGGAACGTCAAAGAAGGATCGAGGGTAGAGAGCCAGGTACTTGGGAAAGCTCCCACAGCAGGGGGACACCTTTCTTAAATGTCTTTGAGTTTCTGGCTAAACTAACCACTCCTAAAAAGCCGGAAGAACTCTCCAGGACGCGCAAAATCCTTCTTAAGGCCGGCTATCGGACGCCCCACGTAACCGCTGTCTTTTATGGGGGGAAGGCGCTTGGGGCTATCGCTTTCTTTTTGTTTTTTACGTTCATGCGTCTTACCTTCCTTAAAGAACTTTCCTATCTTCAGACAATGGTTTTTTCTATTTCAGCAAGCGTGATCGGGTTATTTGTTCCTGATCTTTGGATCTACCGAAAGATTTCGAAGCGCAGGGAGAAAATCTTAGAGGGATTGCCAGATGTCCTTGATCTTCTGGTCATCTGTATGGAGGCGGGATTGGGATTGAATATGGCGATAAAGCGGGTAGGCGAGGAGATTGAATTAGCCAATCCAGTACTAAGTGAGGAATTTAACCAGATCCACCTTGAGTTAATGGCAGGGAGCTCCCGTGAGGATGCCATGAAGGGTTTTGCCTCAAGAACGGAGCTTGAAGAGGTCTCAAGCCTGGTTACCCTTCTGATTCAAACCGAGCGGTTTGGCACGAGTATTGCGCAAGCGTTGAGGGTTCACGCTGACGCCCTGAGAACCCGCAGACGTCAGAAGGCCGAGGAGTTGGCAGCCAAGATGACGGTAAAGATGACCTTTCCTCTTATTTTATTCATCCTTCCCGCCCTGCTGCTTGTGGTTGTCGGACCTGGAATAATCAAGGTGTTTAGAGTCTTACTGCCAACGATGCGCGGGGGATGA
- a CDS encoding DUF2905 domain-containing protein: MQKTLILVGIGLIVIGALWPWLIKLPLGRLPGDIVINKPNVKVFFPITTMIVLSLLISLILWIFRR, translated from the coding sequence ATGCAGAAAACGCTCATCCTCGTCGGAATCGGGCTGATCGTCATCGGAGCGCTCTGGCCCTGGCTCATCAAGCTCCCTCTCGGCCGCCTTCCGGGAGACATCGTGATCAACAAGCCCAACGTGAAGGTCTTCTTTCCCATCACCACGATGATCGTCCTAAGCCTTTTGATTTCCCTGATTCTATGGATTTTCCGCCGATGA